Proteins encoded by one window of Mauremys mutica isolate MM-2020 ecotype Southern chromosome 25, ASM2049712v1, whole genome shotgun sequence:
- the LOC123356470 gene encoding uncharacterized protein LOC123356470: protein MSRHQPGLLRYLPPPFHPGWGDPAGHGGPQHRDPCGCAPRGKDEASSVGSDAAHYPAPQAEGVTFSRLESTTGPGTGPCQRIGGSSQPQVAIKPAGSQVLSLPTDFTPPAANGHRRGSRPSSSCSDTVEGDYEASIRLKPGSGSSGKGKTEEQRFFLQAAPLLDRPKDDRTSQEIREFDLNLNLLLLWCTVMTVVKSEMMHLK, encoded by the exons ATGAGTCGCCACCAGCCAGGACTGCTGCGGTACCTTCCGCCTCCCTTCCACCCAGGTTGGGGCGACCCGGCAGGGCACGGGGGCCCGCAGCACAGAGATCCCTGTGGGTGCGCACCCAGAGGCAAAGACGAGGCGTCCAGTGTGGGATCTGATGCTGCGCACTATCCAGCCCCCCAGGCAGAGGGGGTCACCTTCTCCAGGCTTGAGTCCACCACCGGCCCTGGGACTGGACCTTGTCAACGCATCGGCGGCTCCTCACAGCCTCAGGTAGCCATCAAGCCAGCAGGTTCCCAGGTGCTTTCGTTGCCTACTGATTTCACCCCCCCTGCTGCTAATGGGCATCGGCGAGGAAGTCGCCCTTCGTCATCCTGCTCGGACACTGTAGAGGGGGATTATGAAGCGTCCATTAGACTGAAACCCGGCTCTGGGTCATCTGGGAAGGGCAAAACGGAAGAGCAGCGTTTTTTTCTCCAGGCGGCTCCACTGTTAGACAGGCCTAAAGACGACAGAACATCGCAAGAAATACGAG agtttgatTTAAACCTGAACCTGCTCCTTCTCTGGTGCACAGTCATGACTGTGGTCAAAAGTGAAATGATGCATTTGAAATAA